In Archocentrus centrarchus isolate MPI-CPG fArcCen1 chromosome 21, fArcCen1, whole genome shotgun sequence, the following are encoded in one genomic region:
- the serp2 gene encoding stress-associated endoplasmic reticulum protein 2: MVAKQRIRMANEKHSKNITQRGNVAKTLRPQEEKYPVGPWLLALFVFVVCGSAIFQIIQSIRMGM, translated from the exons ATGGTGGCTAAACAGAGGATCCGCATGGCCAACGAGAAACACAGCAAGAACATCACCCAGAGAGGAAACGTCGCCAAGACGCTG CGGCCACAAGAGGAGAAGTATCCTGTGGGTCCCTGGCTCCTTGCCCTCTTTGTATTTGTTGTGTGTGGATCAg CCATATTTCAGATTATCCAGAGCATCCGTATGGGGATGTGA